One genomic window of Verrucomicrobiia bacterium includes the following:
- a CDS encoding M48 family metalloprotease yields MGGESLAKCSCVACGTNLAFPLESAGLEIDCPTCANRTTLFMPDTPPSEVPETPHIFEEEPESNLNATFTGSITPSPVGFLYKLGMIVVLVTMVILPIIYFALIGAAGWGVYLWATKGNFIFEGGGGGRAMLLKLAIYLTPLFSGIVVVLFMIKPLLARRAPPPHPLGLSKDAAPALYELIEKVCIIVGAPKPSRVDVDCQLNASASFRRGMQSFFSSDLVLTIGMPLVAGLSAKQLAGVLAHEFGHFTQGFGMRLTYVIRSINAWFARIAYERDEWDMTLEEWGRTEDFRVSIIVNLGRLAVWFSRLILKILLWIGHAIGCFMLRQMEYDADSYAIQLVGSETVESTTKRLHTMGNSLELAYKAMRVPWNNDRRLPENFMEYFTNTDALVPLQKKIDIEDRVGLGKTGFFDTHPADGDRIRKARQTQADGVLHMDGPASSLFASYNGLCKQVTLLHYTEDLGIETELAKFYRPEQEGKAESSDAPATDEPPKEERRKLVVGGLKVRTHAKTEGE; encoded by the coding sequence ATGGGAGGAGAATCACTAGCTAAGTGTTCGTGTGTGGCTTGTGGGACCAATCTTGCGTTTCCACTGGAATCTGCGGGATTGGAGATCGATTGCCCGACTTGTGCCAATCGTACCACTCTATTCATGCCAGATACGCCACCTTCTGAAGTTCCAGAAACACCACATATTTTTGAAGAAGAGCCAGAAAGTAATCTCAACGCCACATTCACAGGATCCATAACACCGTCTCCTGTGGGGTTCTTGTATAAGCTCGGCATGATCGTCGTGTTGGTCACCATGGTCATCCTGCCGATAATCTATTTTGCCCTAATCGGCGCGGCCGGGTGGGGAGTTTATCTCTGGGCGACGAAAGGTAATTTCATATTTGAAGGAGGAGGTGGCGGGCGGGCGATGCTTCTCAAGCTGGCGATCTATCTGACGCCCTTGTTCAGTGGGATTGTGGTGGTGCTGTTCATGATCAAGCCCCTGCTGGCTCGACGCGCTCCACCACCGCACCCGCTCGGCTTGAGCAAAGATGCAGCACCGGCCTTGTATGAACTGATCGAAAAAGTCTGCATCATAGTAGGTGCACCAAAACCAAGCCGGGTCGATGTGGATTGCCAGTTGAATGCATCCGCCAGTTTCCGGCGCGGCATGCAGAGTTTTTTCAGTTCAGATCTGGTGCTGACCATTGGCATGCCATTGGTGGCAGGTTTAAGCGCCAAACAGCTAGCGGGTGTGTTGGCGCACGAATTTGGTCATTTCACCCAAGGCTTCGGCATGCGTTTGACCTATGTCATTCGCAGCATCAACGCGTGGTTTGCCCGCATCGCATACGAGCGCGATGAATGGGATATGACCTTGGAAGAGTGGGGCCGGACTGAGGATTTTCGAGTCAGCATCATTGTCAACCTTGGCCGTCTGGCCGTCTGGTTTTCCCGGCTGATTTTGAAAATTCTCCTGTGGATCGGTCATGCGATCGGCTGCTTCATGCTCCGGCAGATGGAATACGACGCAGATAGTTATGCGATCCAGCTTGTCGGTAGCGAGACAGTTGAAAGCACAACCAAACGTCTGCATACGATGGGCAATTCGCTGGAGCTTGCTTACAAGGCCATGCGCGTCCCCTGGAACAATGACCGCCGCTTGCCCGAGAACTTCATGGAGTATTTCACGAATACAGATGCCTTGGTGCCATTGCAGAAAAAAATCGATATAGAAGACCGTGTGGGACTGGGCAAAACCGGATTCTTTGATACGCATCCGGCTGATGGCGACCGTATTCGCAAGGCACGCCAGACTCAAGCGGACGGGGTATTGCATATGGATGGTCCGGCATCATCCCTTTTTGCCAGTTACAATGGCCTATGCAAACAAGTGACCTTGTTGCACTACACGGAGGATTTAGGCATTGAAACGGAACTGGCCAAATTCTACCGGCCAGAACAGGAGGGCAAGGCGGAATCTTCAGATGCGCCAGCTACAGATGAACCGCCGAAGGAAGAGCGGCGCAAACTGGTGGTAGGCGGTTTGAAAGTTCGCACTCATGCCAAGACTGAAGGCGAATAA
- a CDS encoding flavin reductase family protein, whose protein sequence is MLFDFEGAHKERAYAILASLITPRPIALVTTLSPDGKVNAAPFSFFNILGDEPPIVAFAPADRDDGTPKDTARNIRATHEFVVNLVDEPIAEAMNKCATALAYGENELTLARLTAAPSLTVKPPRIAESPASFECTEWGTLHIGNNRIVIGEIKRAHVRDTLVDATRLRIKSEELHIIGRMASPHWYCRTRDRFEMQHP, encoded by the coding sequence ATGCTTTTCGATTTTGAAGGAGCCCATAAAGAACGCGCCTACGCTATTCTGGCCAGCCTCATCACCCCGAGGCCGATCGCTTTGGTCACCACTTTGAGTCCTGATGGCAAAGTAAATGCCGCCCCGTTCAGCTTCTTCAATATCCTAGGTGATGAACCGCCCATCGTAGCCTTCGCCCCGGCCGACCGCGATGACGGCACTCCCAAGGACACCGCCCGCAACATCCGGGCGACGCATGAGTTCGTCGTGAACTTGGTGGATGAACCGATCGCTGAAGCCATGAACAAATGCGCTACCGCCCTGGCCTACGGTGAGAATGAACTGACGTTGGCCAGACTGACCGCTGCTCCTTCCCTCACCGTAAAACCGCCACGCATCGCGGAATCCCCCGCCAGCTTTGAATGCACGGAATGGGGAACGTTACACATCGGCAATAACCGCATCGTCATCGGCGAGATCAAACGTGCTCACGTGCGGGACACCTTGGTGGATGCCACCAGACTGCGGATCAAGAGTGAGGAACTGCACATCATCGGGCGCATGGCCTCCCCGCATTGGTATTGCCGGACTAGGGATCGCTTCGAGATGCAGCACCCTTAA
- a CDS encoding DUF1501 domain-containing protein, whose translation MISPEMNPGCGTMDHFSRRTLLKAAGLAGLTWLTPLGQILALDAEKKSETRAQSVIVLWMQGAPSQLETFDPHPGSTIAYGTRAIKTSLKDVQVAAGLEQTAGILSDMALVRSVVSKEGDHERATYNMKTGYRPNPTILHPAIGAIIAHEMPDQKIEIPTHISILPGQWPARGGHFGAAYDAFKTNDPANSLPDLKAKVDAKRQAVRMKNLDVVERAFSQGRQPDFDATKTLHQQTMHKAANMMTSDQVKAFDVSQVPVAERMAYGDTAFGRGCLAAVRLVERGVRCVEVTLNGWDTHTNNHESQGKLVNILDPALAALMTDLKRRDLLDRTIVLWGGEFGRTPKLNPLEGRDHWPHGFTVAMAGGGIQSGRVVGATDPKGEKKEPQNPVLVEDIHATILHALGINHEKEIVTPIGRPIALSEGTVIKELLA comes from the coding sequence ATGATTTCACCAGAGATGAATCCGGGTTGTGGAACGATGGATCACTTTTCCCGCCGGACCTTGTTGAAGGCGGCAGGCCTGGCTGGACTCACTTGGCTTACACCGCTGGGGCAGATACTCGCATTGGATGCAGAGAAGAAAAGTGAGACGCGGGCGCAGTCCGTCATCGTGCTGTGGATGCAGGGCGCTCCCAGCCAGTTGGAGACATTCGACCCGCATCCAGGCTCGACCATCGCCTATGGCACGCGGGCCATCAAGACTTCGTTGAAGGATGTGCAGGTGGCGGCTGGTCTGGAGCAGACGGCGGGGATTTTGTCGGATATGGCCTTGGTGCGTTCGGTGGTGAGCAAAGAGGGCGATCATGAGCGGGCCACCTATAACATGAAGACGGGTTATCGTCCGAACCCGACGATCTTGCATCCGGCTATTGGTGCGATCATCGCGCACGAAATGCCGGATCAAAAGATCGAGATCCCCACACACATCTCCATTTTGCCCGGGCAATGGCCAGCGAGAGGCGGGCATTTTGGCGCGGCGTATGATGCATTCAAGACGAACGACCCCGCCAATTCTCTTCCCGATTTGAAAGCCAAGGTTGATGCGAAGCGCCAGGCGGTGCGGATGAAGAATCTCGATGTGGTTGAGCGCGCCTTTAGCCAAGGCCGACAGCCCGATTTTGACGCCACCAAGACATTGCATCAACAAACGATGCACAAGGCGGCGAACATGATGACCTCGGACCAGGTGAAGGCGTTTGATGTCTCGCAAGTACCCGTGGCCGAACGAATGGCTTATGGCGACACGGCGTTTGGTCGCGGCTGTCTTGCAGCGGTGCGCTTGGTGGAGCGGGGTGTGCGCTGTGTGGAAGTGACTTTGAACGGCTGGGACACCCACACGAACAATCATGAATCTCAGGGCAAACTGGTAAATATACTTGACCCGGCATTGGCTGCGCTGATGACGGATCTGAAACGCCGCGACCTGCTGGACCGCACCATCGTGCTATGGGGCGGCGAATTCGGTCGTACGCCCAAGCTGAACCCGCTCGAAGGCCGCGATCACTGGCCGCATGGCTTTACAGTGGCGATGGCGGGTGGCGGCATTCAGAGCGGACGCGTGGTGGGAGCGACCGATCCCAAGGGCGAGAAAAAAGAGCCGCAGAACCCGGTGCTGGTGGAAGATATTCACGCCACCATCCTGCATGCGCTGGGCATCAACCACGAGAAGGAGATTGTGACACCCATCGGGCGGCCCATCGCTTTGAGCGAAGGCACAGTGATCAAGGAGTTGCTGGCATAG
- a CDS encoding DUF1553 domain-containing protein produces MNDANPEISSSPNRSGKWRTAVFAVICLVLAGSVLLPLWRNKPPPAPKNFQSKTQPDAAFADVVARVDAAFEKEWQAASVKPAPAAPILTLARRLSLGLTGTLPSLEEIRALEQQPAELALQWWLARLLEDRRYSDYLAERFARVYVGVENGPFLIYRRHRMVDWLSTEIQKNRPYDEITRELINANGIWTTQPEVNFITVTVDQNNKKRGPDEIKLAGRVSRAFLGVRLDCVQCHNDFMGGSWEQKHFHELAAFFAPAEMSMTGVRDSKKKKYEFRYHGKMDDQVVSPRVPFKEELLPQEGALRERLAKWVTHPENMAFARTTVNRIWALMFNRPLVEPIDDIPLEGTYPPGMEILARDLVVNHYDLQRLIRLIAASRVFHLDSTTRDSEHHVTDAQEKLYASFPITRLRPEQVAGGIIQASSLRTIDAEAHILWQLTRFFQQGDFVKRYGDIGEDEFNQRSGTIPQRLLMMNGKLVDERSDENIVMNASTRIASLAPDDASAVETAYLCALTRRPTAAEQDHFVELLKGIKGKARFRVMEDLYWSLLNATEFSWNH; encoded by the coding sequence ATGAACGATGCCAACCCAGAGATTTCGTCGTCGCCAAACCGATCTGGTAAATGGCGCACAGCGGTATTTGCAGTGATTTGTCTGGTGCTCGCCGGGAGTGTCTTGTTGCCTCTCTGGCGAAACAAACCCCCTCCTGCGCCCAAAAACTTCCAAAGCAAAACACAACCGGATGCCGCATTTGCAGATGTGGTCGCACGAGTGGATGCTGCTTTTGAGAAAGAATGGCAGGCGGCCAGTGTGAAGCCGGCACCAGCAGCCCCCATCCTGACTTTGGCGCGACGTCTCTCGCTTGGCTTGACCGGGACATTGCCTTCCTTGGAGGAAATACGCGCGCTGGAACAGCAGCCCGCCGAACTGGCCTTGCAATGGTGGCTGGCCCGCCTGCTTGAAGACCGCCGCTACAGCGATTATCTGGCCGAGCGCTTCGCCCGGGTTTATGTAGGCGTTGAGAACGGTCCGTTCCTGATCTATCGCCGCCACCGCATGGTGGACTGGCTCAGCACGGAGATCCAAAAGAACCGGCCTTACGATGAAATCACCCGTGAACTCATCAACGCCAACGGTATTTGGACAACCCAACCAGAAGTGAATTTCATTACCGTCACTGTTGATCAAAACAACAAGAAGCGTGGACCTGATGAAATCAAACTGGCCGGTCGAGTCTCGCGAGCTTTCCTTGGTGTCCGATTGGATTGCGTGCAATGCCACAATGATTTCATGGGAGGCTCGTGGGAGCAGAAACACTTCCATGAACTTGCGGCCTTCTTCGCGCCAGCTGAGATGTCCATGACGGGTGTCAGGGATAGCAAGAAGAAGAAATACGAATTTCGTTATCACGGTAAAATGGACGATCAGGTGGTTTCTCCAAGGGTTCCATTCAAAGAGGAATTGCTGCCGCAAGAAGGTGCCTTGCGAGAGCGTTTGGCCAAGTGGGTGACGCATCCGGAGAACATGGCATTCGCCCGTACCACGGTGAACCGCATCTGGGCGCTGATGTTTAATCGCCCGCTCGTGGAGCCGATTGATGATATTCCTCTGGAAGGAACGTATCCCCCGGGCATGGAAATCCTTGCCCGAGATCTGGTGGTAAATCATTACGATCTGCAAAGGCTCATCCGCCTGATAGCCGCGTCGCGGGTGTTCCATTTGGACAGTACCACGCGCGATAGCGAGCACCATGTGACGGATGCGCAGGAGAAACTCTATGCTTCATTCCCCATCACCCGTCTGCGTCCTGAACAGGTTGCGGGTGGTATCATTCAGGCATCATCCTTGCGAACGATCGATGCGGAAGCACACATCTTGTGGCAGTTGACACGCTTCTTCCAGCAAGGTGATTTCGTGAAGCGTTATGGTGACATCGGTGAGGATGAGTTCAACCAGCGCAGCGGCACGATTCCTCAAAGGTTATTGATGATGAATGGCAAGCTGGTGGATGAACGCTCTGATGAGAACATCGTGATGAACGCTTCGACACGTATCGCCTCACTCGCGCCTGATGATGCTTCAGCCGTGGAGACGGCCTACCTCTGCGCTTTGACGCGACGGCCTACCGCCGCCGAGCAGGATCACTTCGTGGAACTGTTGAAAGGCATCAAGGGAAAAGCCCGGTTCAGGGTCATGGAAGACCTGTATTGGTCCTTACTGAATGCCACCGAATTTTCCTGGAACCATTGA
- a CDS encoding NADPH:quinone reductase, whose protein sequence is MKAAFINETGPTDKIIYGELPVPQPTGTQVRVKVGAVSVNPIDTYIRAGMIAMALPKPFIIGCDVAGMVEAVGPDVKTLKVGDRVWGTNQGLLGRQGTFAEQIVVEEQWLYPIPSGVKDECAAAVALVGITAHLGLFRDAKLQTGETIFVRGGTGGVGSMVVQMAKAAGARVITTAGSEDKVKLAKELGADHVIAYRTQKLDEELKKLAPSGVNVWWETLREPDFDLAVSTLTARGRMILMAGREARPPFPVGPFYVKGCSLFGFAMFNATPAEQQHCSVDINRWLLEGKLRSRIDRVLPLSQAAEAHRLQEESTLQKSGALGGKIVLKP, encoded by the coding sequence ATGAAAGCAGCCTTCATCAACGAAACCGGACCGACGGATAAAATCATTTACGGCGAATTGCCGGTGCCGCAGCCGACTGGCACACAAGTTCGCGTCAAGGTCGGAGCAGTTTCCGTCAATCCCATCGATACCTATATTCGCGCGGGCATGATTGCGATGGCTCTGCCCAAGCCATTCATCATCGGCTGCGATGTCGCAGGCATGGTGGAAGCGGTCGGTCCCGATGTGAAGACGCTCAAGGTAGGCGATCGTGTATGGGGAACGAATCAGGGATTGTTGGGACGTCAGGGTACTTTCGCCGAACAGATTGTGGTGGAAGAGCAATGGCTCTATCCGATTCCATCCGGTGTTAAAGATGAGTGCGCAGCGGCGGTCGCACTGGTCGGTATTACGGCTCATCTGGGTCTGTTCCGTGATGCGAAGCTGCAAACTGGTGAAACGATTTTCGTGCGAGGTGGCACAGGTGGTGTCGGCTCCATGGTTGTGCAGATGGCCAAGGCAGCGGGCGCGCGGGTCATCACCACAGCCGGTAGCGAGGACAAAGTTAAACTGGCCAAAGAACTGGGAGCAGACCACGTCATCGCTTATCGCACGCAGAAACTGGATGAGGAGTTGAAGAAACTTGCGCCATCGGGCGTGAATGTCTGGTGGGAAACTCTGCGCGAGCCGGATTTTGATCTGGCAGTCAGCACGCTCACAGCGCGTGGACGTATGATTCTCATGGCGGGCAGGGAAGCGCGTCCGCCGTTCCCCGTTGGCCCGTTCTATGTAAAGGGTTGTTCGTTGTTCGGTTTTGCCATGTTCAATGCGACACCGGCGGAGCAGCAGCATTGCTCGGTGGATATCAATCGCTGGCTGCTCGAAGGTAAATTGAGATCCCGCATTGATCGTGTGCTGCCGTTATCTCAAGCGGCGGAAGCGCATCGTTTGCAAGAGGAGAGCACCCTGCAAAAGTCCGGGGCGCTGGGTGGCAAAATCGTGTTGAAGCCGTGA
- a CDS encoding deoxyribodipyrimidine photo-lyase yields the protein MKSSATLAAVKRVIHWFRRDLRVSDNTALSEAARQAEIIIPVFILEDAFKTGPDVGAARAAFLLHSVDSLRKNLEHLGYPLIIRCGKSIELIPLLAKELKAEAVFCNARYEPYADARDEKIATALSKVNIPFRIFKDAVVWERKEILTKTGNPYTVFTPYSKAWKAFPVPAPRPKLKASTQKFPDIKSDRLPLDPNEFGFPLSQTIGAAGERAALERLKHFLQHSVHRYAEQRNYPAVDGTSQLSPHLRCGTIGIRTILAELAKRKTSATADEAKNCDVFLSELIWREFYTQILANFPHVSKGAFRPEYDNLKWSDNKSHFKAWCDGMTGFPIVDAAMRCLNTTGNMHNRLRMIVAMFLTKDLMINWQRGERYFMQQLVDGDKAANNGGWQWSAGTGTDAAPYFRIFNPVSQGEKFDPNGDFVRQWIPELKTLPSAVIHQPWEYPLFAKTGYVKRIIDHSEQREKCLAMFKAVKK from the coding sequence TTGAAAAGCTCTGCTACGTTGGCGGCAGTGAAAAGGGTCATCCATTGGTTCCGCCGGGATTTGCGCGTGAGCGATAACACTGCCTTGAGCGAAGCTGCTCGTCAGGCGGAAATTATCATCCCTGTTTTCATCCTGGAGGATGCGTTCAAAACTGGTCCCGATGTGGGTGCAGCCCGTGCCGCTTTCCTGCTGCATTCGGTGGATTCACTGCGTAAGAACTTGGAGCATCTCGGTTACCCGCTGATCATCCGCTGCGGCAAATCCATTGAACTAATTCCACTACTGGCGAAGGAATTGAAAGCGGAAGCTGTCTTCTGCAATGCACGCTATGAACCTTATGCTGATGCGAGGGATGAGAAAATCGCGACCGCTTTGAGCAAAGTGAATATTCCTTTTCGGATATTCAAAGACGCTGTGGTTTGGGAGCGGAAGGAGATCCTGACCAAGACCGGCAACCCTTATACTGTCTTCACGCCTTATTCCAAAGCCTGGAAGGCTTTTCCGGTCCCTGCTCCCCGTCCAAAATTAAAAGCCTCCACTCAGAAATTTCCTGACATCAAGAGCGATCGCTTGCCTTTGGACCCGAATGAGTTCGGTTTCCCGCTCTCGCAGACAATCGGTGCAGCTGGCGAACGTGCGGCATTGGAGCGATTGAAGCATTTCCTGCAACACAGCGTTCATCGTTACGCGGAGCAAAGAAATTATCCGGCGGTGGACGGCACATCTCAGCTTTCTCCGCACTTGCGTTGCGGCACGATCGGCATTCGCACCATATTGGCCGAATTAGCCAAACGCAAAACAAGTGCCACAGCGGATGAAGCAAAAAATTGCGATGTATTCCTCAGCGAATTGATCTGGAGGGAATTCTACACACAAATTCTCGCCAATTTTCCTCATGTAAGCAAAGGCGCCTTTCGCCCGGAATATGACAATCTGAAATGGAGCGATAACAAAAGCCACTTCAAGGCTTGGTGCGATGGCATGACAGGTTTCCCCATTGTAGACGCCGCCATGCGCTGCCTGAATACCACCGGGAACATGCACAATCGCCTGCGCATGATCGTGGCGATGTTTCTGACAAAAGATCTGATGATTAACTGGCAGCGCGGTGAACGCTACTTCATGCAACAGCTGGTCGATGGCGACAAAGCGGCGAACAATGGCGGCTGGCAATGGAGCGCAGGGACAGGCACCGATGCGGCTCCTTACTTCCGCATCTTCAATCCAGTGTCCCAAGGAGAAAAATTCGATCCGAATGGCGATTTTGTCCGCCAATGGATACCGGAACTGAAAACACTTCCCAGTGCGGTGATCCACCAACCCTGGGAATATCCCCTCTTTGCCAAAACTGGATACGTGAAACGCATCATCGACCACTCTGAACAACGCGAGAAGTGCCTCGCGATGTTCAAAGCGGTGAAAAAGTGA
- a CDS encoding Dabb family protein, whose product MSKVKHIALFKFKPEVTDDQITDIFDQVLNATEEIPGIEDYVSGPNNSPEGLNQGYTHGFVMTFVDAASRDGYLTHAEHEKIKQLLQANVDSVLAFDFEL is encoded by the coding sequence ATGTCAAAGGTTAAGCACATCGCTTTGTTTAAGTTTAAGCCGGAAGTGACGGACGACCAGATCACGGACATCTTTGATCAGGTTCTTAACGCCACGGAAGAGATCCCGGGCATTGAAGATTACGTTTCGGGTCCGAATAACAGCCCCGAGGGTTTGAACCAGGGTTACACCCATGGTTTTGTGATGACTTTTGTGGATGCCGCTTCGCGCGATGGCTATCTCACGCACGCGGAACACGAGAAGATCAAGCAACTCCTGCAAGCCAACGTGGATTCTGTGCTGGCGTTTGACTTCGAGCTGTAA
- a CDS encoding glutathione peroxidase, which yields MLVTGNVRSAETGFQGIKVKSIDGKEQSLGEYKGKVWLVVNVASECGLTGQYAGLEELYKKYKDKGFVVLGFPCNDFGEQEPGAEKEIKLFCQTRYQVTFPMFAKVKITGQGKHPLYEQLTGKSSPFPGDVTWNFAKFLVGKDGKILKRFDPDVEPDTEEMSKAVEAALAAK from the coding sequence ATGCTGGTGACTGGCAATGTCCGGAGCGCAGAGACTGGGTTCCAGGGCATCAAGGTGAAGAGCATCGACGGCAAGGAGCAATCCTTGGGCGAGTATAAAGGCAAGGTGTGGCTGGTGGTGAATGTGGCGTCCGAGTGCGGGTTGACCGGACAATATGCCGGGCTGGAGGAGTTATACAAAAAGTATAAGGACAAAGGATTCGTGGTGTTGGGTTTCCCCTGCAATGACTTCGGCGAGCAAGAGCCGGGGGCGGAAAAAGAGATCAAACTTTTTTGCCAGACCCGCTATCAGGTGACGTTCCCGATGTTCGCCAAAGTGAAGATCACAGGACAGGGGAAGCATCCATTGTATGAGCAACTGACGGGAAAGAGTTCACCATTTCCGGGAGATGTCACATGGAACTTCGCGAAATTCCTGGTGGGCAAGGACGGCAAGATATTGAAACGATTTGATCCGGATGTGGAGCCGGACACCGAGGAGATGAGCAAAGCGGTAGAGGCGGCATTGGCTGCGAAATAA
- a CDS encoding peptidylprolyl isomerase, giving the protein MKSFGKWLVAIIGAASLMQNAQAAEPLFADKVLVKGKGVELKQSELDDAILGLRATMAAQGQTLSEADRVRLRTNLVDRIVLSRLIVNRATADEKSEAKKAAEKVVEEAKKRAPNEEAFKRRLEAVGMKYETFLQRAEEEMIVRKVVERELANTVVISEDAIKKFYSENEKAFDQPEMVKAAHVLLVTLDSTTRTDLPEDQKKEKRAKADQVLMKAKAGEDFAKLAKEFSEDRGSKDNGGEYTFPRGKMEPEFEAVAFALLPGQISDVVTSKYGYHIIKVIEKMPARKIPLTEVSSRIKDSLQAQEVQKQLPAYYKKVKDEAKLEYFLDEEK; this is encoded by the coding sequence ATGAAGTCTTTTGGTAAATGGTTGGTAGCGATCATTGGAGCAGCGAGCTTGATGCAAAACGCGCAAGCGGCTGAGCCGTTATTCGCGGACAAGGTGCTCGTCAAAGGCAAGGGCGTGGAGCTCAAGCAAAGTGAGCTGGATGACGCGATCTTGGGGTTGCGCGCGACCATGGCGGCACAAGGGCAGACACTCTCGGAAGCTGACCGCGTCCGTCTCCGCACGAACTTGGTGGATCGTATCGTGCTGTCACGCCTGATTGTTAACCGAGCGACCGCAGACGAGAAGAGCGAGGCGAAAAAAGCGGCTGAGAAAGTGGTGGAAGAGGCGAAGAAGCGCGCCCCAAATGAGGAAGCGTTTAAGCGCCGCCTGGAGGCGGTGGGGATGAAGTATGAGACGTTCCTCCAACGGGCGGAAGAAGAGATGATCGTCCGCAAAGTGGTGGAACGTGAATTGGCCAATACGGTGGTGATCAGCGAAGATGCGATCAAGAAGTTCTACTCCGAGAACGAGAAGGCGTTTGACCAGCCGGAGATGGTAAAGGCCGCACATGTTCTCCTGGTGACGCTGGATTCGACAACGCGCACGGATTTACCCGAGGATCAAAAGAAAGAGAAACGGGCGAAAGCAGATCAGGTGCTGATGAAAGCCAAGGCGGGTGAAGATTTCGCCAAACTGGCGAAGGAGTTTTCGGAAGACCGTGGTTCAAAGGATAACGGCGGCGAGTATACCTTCCCGCGCGGCAAGATGGAGCCGGAGTTCGAGGCGGTGGCGTTTGCATTGCTGCCCGGACAGATCAGCGATGTGGTGACATCGAAATACGGCTATCACATCATCAAGGTGATCGAGAAGATGCCGGCCAGAAAGATTCCGCTCACAGAAGTGTCATCGCGAATCAAGGATAGCTTGCAGGCCCAAGAGGTGCAGAAACAACTGCCTGCTTATTACAAAAAGGTGAAGGACGAAGCGAAGCTCGAGTATTTTCTGGACGAAGAGAAGTGA